A DNA window from Streptomyces sp. B21-083 contains the following coding sequences:
- a CDS encoding MFS transporter, producing MSRPTPTSLSAPTRRATPLALLALAVGAFGIGTTEFVMMGLLPEVADDLNISIPTAGHLVSAYALGVVIGAPLLAAATARISRRKVLIGLMALFVAGNALSAFAPDYDYLLAARFLSGLPHGAFFGVGAVVATTMVAPERKARSVSLMFLGLTVANVLGVPVATAMGQQLGWRATFLGVSVIGVAAIAALALLIPRGRVETPVAGLRGELAALRSLPVWLALGTTVAGFGALFSAYSYITPMLTDSAGYADSSVTLLLALFGVGATIGNLLGGRLADHSMRRTLFGGLVSLIVVLGAFPLLMSTPWSAALAVTLLGVAAFVTGSPLNLMVMEKASTAPSLASSANQAAFNLANAGGAWIGGLALAAGFGVTSPALVGAGLAVLGLGVAAVAYAVDRRAATPSVRRERVVASHMPARAEKVHH from the coding sequence ATGTCCCGGCCCACGCCGACCTCCCTGTCCGCCCCCACCCGCAGGGCCACGCCCCTGGCCCTGCTCGCCCTCGCCGTGGGTGCTTTCGGCATCGGCACGACCGAGTTCGTGATGATGGGCCTGCTGCCCGAAGTCGCGGACGACCTGAACATCTCGATCCCGACCGCCGGGCACCTGGTCTCGGCGTACGCGCTCGGCGTCGTCATCGGCGCCCCGCTGCTCGCGGCGGCCACCGCCCGGATCTCGCGCCGTAAGGTCCTGATCGGCCTGATGGCCCTGTTCGTGGCGGGCAACGCCCTGTCCGCGTTCGCACCGGACTACGACTACCTCCTGGCCGCCCGCTTCCTCAGCGGACTGCCGCACGGCGCCTTCTTCGGCGTCGGCGCGGTGGTGGCGACGACCATGGTGGCCCCGGAACGCAAGGCGCGCTCGGTCTCCCTGATGTTCCTGGGCCTGACGGTCGCGAACGTCCTCGGTGTCCCGGTGGCCACGGCGATGGGCCAGCAGCTCGGCTGGCGGGCGACCTTCCTCGGCGTGAGCGTCATCGGCGTGGCGGCGATAGCGGCGCTGGCCCTGCTGATCCCGCGGGGCCGGGTGGAAACACCGGTCGCGGGTCTGCGCGGCGAGCTGGCCGCGCTGCGGTCGCTGCCGGTCTGGCTGGCCCTCGGTACGACGGTGGCGGGCTTCGGCGCCCTGTTCTCGGCGTACAGCTACATCACCCCGATGCTCACGGACTCCGCCGGGTACGCCGACTCCAGCGTGACGCTGCTGCTGGCCCTTTTCGGCGTGGGCGCGACGATCGGCAACCTGCTGGGCGGACGCCTCGCGGACCACTCGATGCGGCGCACCCTGTTCGGCGGCCTGGTCTCGCTGATCGTGGTCCTGGGCGCGTTCCCGCTGCTGATGAGCACCCCGTGGAGCGCGGCGCTGGCGGTCACGCTGCTCGGCGTGGCGGCCTTCGTCACGGGCTCCCCGCTCAACCTGATGGTGATGGAGAAGGCGTCGACGGCCCCGTCCCTGGCCTCCTCGGCGAACCAGGCGGCCTTCAACCTGGCCAACGCCGGGGGAGCGTGGATCGGAGGCCTCGCCCTGGCGGCGGGCTTCGGCGTGACGTCCCCGGCGCTGGTGGGGGCGGGACTGGCTGTACTGGGCCTGGGCGTCGCGGCGGTCGCGTACGCGGTGGACCGGCGAGCGGCGACTCCGTCGGTCAGGCGGGAACGCGTCGTGGCGTCGCACATGCCCGCGCGGGCGGAGAAGGTGCACCACTGA
- a CDS encoding endonuclease/exonuclease/phosphatase family protein — protein MTRLTDGWRGDPRIWRRGLITAALALLLALVMVMHAQIPNRIGNLGSLSETFLPWFGIISVPLLLVVALVRRSATALIAIVVTTTVWFNLFGGLLGSNAGTGGNLTVATHNVNAENPDPAGTAREVAGSGADLLALEELTDTAVPTYEKALAATYKYHSVQGTVGLWSKYPISAARPVDIKLGWTRAMRATVATPEGSVAVYVAHLPSVRVKMKAGFTARQRDKSANALGEALSDEKLTRKILLGDLNGTMNDRALNAVTAQMRSTQGASGSGFGFSWPASFPLARIDQIMVQGVEPVSSWSLPRTASDHLPIAARVKIPAA, from the coding sequence ATGACCCGTCTGACGGACGGCTGGCGGGGCGATCCGAGAATCTGGCGCCGGGGCCTGATCACGGCGGCGCTGGCACTGCTGCTCGCCCTGGTCATGGTCATGCACGCGCAGATCCCCAACCGGATCGGCAACCTCGGCAGCCTCAGTGAGACGTTCCTGCCCTGGTTCGGCATCATCTCCGTACCGCTGCTGCTCGTTGTCGCGCTGGTCCGGCGTTCCGCGACCGCGCTGATCGCGATCGTGGTGACCACGACGGTCTGGTTCAACCTCTTCGGCGGGCTGCTCGGCAGCAACGCCGGCACCGGCGGCAATCTGACGGTGGCCACCCACAACGTCAACGCGGAGAACCCGGACCCGGCCGGCACGGCCCGCGAGGTGGCGGGCTCCGGCGCCGACCTCCTCGCCCTGGAGGAGCTGACGGACACGGCCGTCCCGACGTACGAGAAGGCCCTCGCGGCGACGTACAAGTACCATTCGGTGCAGGGCACGGTCGGGCTGTGGAGCAAGTATCCGATCAGCGCCGCCCGGCCGGTGGACATCAAGCTGGGCTGGACCCGCGCGATGCGCGCGACCGTCGCGACACCGGAGGGGTCGGTCGCCGTGTACGTCGCCCATCTCCCGTCGGTACGCGTGAAGATGAAGGCCGGGTTCACGGCCCGCCAGCGCGACAAGAGCGCGAACGCGCTGGGCGAGGCGCTCTCCGACGAGAAGCTGACCCGCAAGATCCTGCTCGGCGACCTGAACGGCACGATGAACGACCGCGCGCTGAACGCCGTCACCGCCCAGATGCGCTCCACGCAGGGCGCGTCCGGCAGCGGGTTCGGGTTCAGCTGGCCGGCGTCGTTCCCGCTGGCCCGGATCGACCAGATCATGGTGCAGGGCGTGGAACCGGTCAGCTCCTGGTCACTGCCCCGCACGGCGAGCGACCACCTGCCGATCGCGGCCCGGGTGAAGATTCCGGCCGCGTAG
- a CDS encoding TetR/AcrR family transcriptional regulator — MNLADGPAGAVTTARTTADRSSTRGRPRSEAVERSIIEGVLQLLEEGVPLADISIERVARTAGVGKATIYRRWPGKEELFVDVMRVMEPADPELPGTSTRDDLVVLLEALRRRGLAHQSSAFLHNVQAQVKSSPKLWAAYQATVIEPRRLLGAELLRRGQRNGEVRPDIDVTMMYDLFLGPMLLRAVLRTDADLPEGLAEQIVDTLLEGLRPVAP; from the coding sequence GTGAACCTCGCGGACGGCCCGGCCGGCGCAGTCACCACGGCTCGGACCACGGCCGATCGGAGCAGCACCCGTGGCCGCCCCCGGAGCGAAGCCGTGGAGCGCTCCATCATCGAGGGCGTGCTGCAACTCCTGGAGGAGGGCGTGCCGCTCGCGGACATCTCCATCGAGCGGGTGGCACGCACCGCCGGTGTCGGCAAGGCCACCATCTACCGCCGCTGGCCGGGCAAGGAGGAACTGTTCGTCGACGTCATGCGGGTCATGGAACCCGCCGACCCGGAGCTCCCCGGCACGTCGACGCGCGACGACCTGGTCGTCCTGCTGGAGGCGCTGCGCCGCCGGGGACTGGCCCACCAGTCCTCGGCGTTCCTGCACAACGTCCAGGCCCAGGTGAAGAGCAGCCCCAAACTCTGGGCCGCCTACCAGGCCACCGTCATCGAGCCGCGCCGCCTGCTCGGCGCCGAACTCCTGCGCCGGGGCCAGCGAAACGGTGAGGTGCGCCCGGACATCGACGTCACGATGATGTACGACCTCTTCCTCGGCCCCATGCTCCTGCGCGCCGTACTGCGCACCGACGCGGACCTGCCCGAGGGGCTCGCGGAGCAGATCGTCGACACGCTGCTGGAAGGTCTGCGGCCGGTGGCACCGTAA
- the panB gene encoding 3-methyl-2-oxobutanoate hydroxymethyltransferase, producing MTQLQSAHQASAGSTTATTNSANATNALYGGKGTRRITVRDITAAKERGEKWPMLTAYDAMTASVFDEAGIPVMLVGDSAGNCHLGYESTVPVTLDEMTMLSAAVVRGTSRALIVGDLPFGSYQEGPVQALRSATRLVKEAGVGAVKLEGGERSHRQIELLVESGIPVMAHIGLTPQSVNSMGYRVQGRGEEAAQQLLRDAKAVQDAGAFAVVLELVPAELAAEVTRMLHIPTVGIGAGAETDAQVLVWTDMLGLTGGRVPKFVKQYANLREVMGNAAKAFAEDVTGGAFPLEEHSVH from the coding sequence ATGACGCAGCTTCAGTCTGCCCACCAGGCCTCCGCCGGCAGCACCACCGCGACGACGAACTCGGCGAACGCGACGAACGCGCTGTACGGGGGCAAGGGCACGCGCCGCATCACGGTCCGGGACATCACCGCCGCCAAGGAGCGCGGCGAGAAGTGGCCCATGCTCACCGCGTACGACGCGATGACCGCGTCCGTCTTCGACGAGGCCGGTATCCCCGTCATGCTGGTCGGCGACTCGGCGGGCAACTGTCACCTGGGCTACGAGTCGACGGTACCCGTGACCCTCGACGAGATGACCATGCTGTCGGCTGCGGTCGTCCGGGGTACGAGCCGGGCACTGATCGTGGGCGACCTGCCCTTCGGTTCCTACCAGGAGGGCCCGGTGCAGGCGCTGCGCTCGGCGACCCGGCTGGTGAAGGAGGCGGGGGTCGGGGCCGTCAAGCTGGAGGGCGGCGAGCGCTCGCACCGCCAGATCGAACTGCTGGTCGAGTCCGGTATCCCGGTGATGGCCCACATCGGCCTGACCCCCCAGTCCGTGAACTCCATGGGCTACCGCGTCCAGGGGCGCGGCGAGGAGGCCGCGCAGCAGCTGCTGCGGGACGCGAAGGCCGTGCAGGACGCGGGGGCGTTCGCGGTGGTCCTGGAGCTGGTGCCGGCCGAGCTGGCGGCGGAGGTCACGCGGATGCTGCACATCCCCACGGTGGGGATCGGGGCGGGAGCGGAGACCGACGCGCAGGTGTTGGTGTGGACGGACATGCTGGGGCTGACCGGGGGGCGGGTGCCGAAGTTCGTCAAGCAGTACGCGAATCTGCGTGAGGTCATGGGGAACGCGGCGAAGGCGTTCGCGGAGGATGTGACGGGCGGGGCGTTCCCGCTGGAGGAGCACTCCGTCCACTGA
- a CDS encoding ABC transporter permease, producing the protein MSTTTVTAPVQDVQSDGHIPLRSHLRHTGALVRRNLLWIRQDPESMADALLMPIIFTLLFVFVFGGSIGQATGGGQDGYVQYVIPGMIAMMSMTLSQGVGTGFSQDFNSGVMDRFRSLPIGRGSVLFAKISVELVRMLFATTVLMIVAVLVGFDIDNWPGLFAAVGLATLFASSIMWVFLTLGVIMKSAQSVQAMGFLVLFPLQFGSSIFAPTQSMPGWLQTFTDYNPLSTLADAARGLMVGGPVAHDLWVTVGWSLAITAVMAPVAIHKFRTKS; encoded by the coding sequence ATGAGCACCACGACCGTGACCGCACCCGTGCAGGACGTCCAGAGCGACGGCCATATCCCACTGCGCAGCCATCTGCGCCACACCGGAGCCCTCGTCCGGCGCAATCTCCTGTGGATCCGGCAGGACCCGGAGTCGATGGCCGACGCGCTGCTGATGCCGATCATCTTCACCCTGCTGTTCGTGTTCGTCTTCGGCGGCTCGATCGGTCAGGCCACGGGCGGCGGGCAGGACGGTTACGTGCAGTACGTGATCCCCGGGATGATCGCGATGATGAGCATGACGCTGTCCCAGGGCGTCGGCACCGGCTTCAGCCAGGACTTCAACTCCGGTGTCATGGACCGTTTCCGGTCCCTGCCGATCGGGCGCGGTTCGGTGCTGTTCGCGAAGATCTCGGTCGAGCTGGTGCGGATGCTGTTCGCGACCACCGTGCTGATGATCGTCGCCGTCCTGGTCGGCTTCGACATCGACAACTGGCCCGGACTGTTCGCGGCCGTGGGTCTGGCCACGCTGTTCGCCTCGTCGATCATGTGGGTGTTCCTCACCCTTGGCGTGATCATGAAGAGCGCGCAGTCCGTGCAGGCGATGGGTTTCCTGGTGCTGTTCCCGCTCCAGTTCGGTTCGTCGATCTTCGCCCCGACCCAGTCGATGCCGGGCTGGCTCCAGACGTTCACCGACTACAACCCGCTGTCGACGCTCGCGGACGCGGCCCGTGGACTGATGGTGGGCGGTCCGGTGGCGCACGATCTGTGGGTGACCGTCGGCTGGTCGCTGGCCATCACGGCCGTGATGGCGCCGGTCGCCATCCACAAGTTCCGCACGAAGAGCTGA
- a CDS encoding AfsR/SARP family transcriptional regulator yields MRYRILGTTQALRPDGTSLPVGGARLRALLTVFALRPGRTVPAGVLVEEVWNGDVPADAPAALQALVGRLRRALGPDTIASAEGGYRLCAAPDDVDLHRFARLAEEGTRALADNDPAKAAVVLDDALALWHGPALADLPDRTAEAARWETRRLDTRRARLTAALALGAAEQSLPELTALCDSHPLDEPLQALRLRALRDAGRPAQALAAYEDVRQLLADRLGADPGPELRSLHAELLRPGGAGRAGGAGGAGDGGRGTAAAASGNARITPAGAAPAHGGAPAGRTPRPMASSSASRTPPQASPAPPPSPPPPPPGNLRARLTSFVGREADIEAIRGDLATARLVTLLGPGGAGKTRLSQEAAEAVRGGTAAPAPDGVWLAELAPVVDPDAVPEAVLTALGARETVLRGAGAEELRAASAERHDDPLVRLTEHCANRRMLILLDNCEHVIDAAAHLVAELLVRCPGITVLATSREPLGVPGELVRPVEPLPEPVALQLLADRGAAARPGFRVEDDPEAAAEICGRLDGLPLAIELAAARLRLLSLRQIADRLDDRFRLLTSGSRTVLPRQQTLRAVVDWSWDLLDTDERDVLRRLSVFAGGCDLVAAEAVCGPVALEALASLVDKSLVLAAPSDDNDVMRYRLLETVAEYAGERLDEAGARPEAERAHLTYYRELARTTDPLLRGPGQLAALDVFQRESENIRAALRHAVTARDEQEALCLVLSISWYWQMRDLRLAGRNWSREVMNLGPDPFALPVRPAQPVWERCTDTPPPWHGELLEEARRGVHLIHLASMDMELEVWQTPEARQKLRAITEVYEPGAPQTCRYPGLLWFYAVMLTRDMERLSVIVGESVRTCREAQPAYEWELAACLQMRANVLANRSDWAGDATRDADESLEIFRRLGDAWGAAEALSARGEARERRAEYDSAAVDFRDAMELAEQLGARAQKTVLAARLGNVFLEAGRTEEGEQLLRDVIEKSAGMVNEAMPAARLFLAAWLGVTDRVSESREQLRLLRAEFRAASFVVFDAFILGAESWLDVAEGRYEEALHKARQAVARADDELSRAIAPHLRSTLLATGAAALVGFDPDRAHDAARCLGAADALLPPGHVSGLAEREIRGRAVRAVRDVLGDEAYETAYEEGARLSPGEATALI; encoded by the coding sequence GTGCGCTATCGCATCCTCGGCACCACCCAGGCACTCCGTCCCGACGGCACCTCCCTCCCGGTCGGCGGCGCGCGGCTGCGCGCCCTGCTGACGGTGTTCGCCCTGCGGCCCGGCCGGACCGTGCCGGCGGGCGTCCTGGTGGAGGAGGTGTGGAACGGTGATGTGCCCGCCGACGCGCCGGCCGCGCTGCAGGCGCTGGTCGGCCGGCTCCGCCGAGCGCTCGGCCCGGACACCATCGCCTCGGCCGAAGGCGGCTACCGGCTGTGCGCGGCGCCGGACGACGTCGACCTGCACCGCTTCGCACGGCTCGCGGAGGAGGGCACGCGCGCGCTCGCCGACAACGACCCGGCCAAGGCCGCCGTCGTCCTCGACGACGCCCTCGCCCTGTGGCACGGACCGGCCCTGGCCGACCTCCCCGACCGCACCGCCGAGGCCGCCCGCTGGGAGACCCGCCGACTGGACACACGCCGCGCCCGTCTCACCGCCGCCCTGGCGCTGGGTGCCGCCGAACAGTCGCTGCCCGAACTGACCGCCCTCTGCGACAGCCACCCCCTGGACGAGCCCCTCCAGGCGCTCCGGCTGCGCGCACTGCGTGACGCGGGCCGCCCGGCCCAGGCACTGGCCGCGTACGAGGACGTACGACAGCTGCTGGCCGACCGCCTCGGCGCGGACCCCGGCCCTGAACTGCGGTCTCTGCACGCGGAGTTGCTGAGACCAGGAGGAGCAGGAAGAGCAGGCGGCGCGGGCGGCGCAGGCGACGGTGGGCGGGGCACCGCCGCCGCTGCCTCCGGCAACGCCCGTATCACCCCTGCGGGAGCGGCTCCCGCGCACGGCGGCGCCCCGGCCGGCCGTACGCCCCGGCCCATGGCCTCCTCCAGCGCCTCCCGCACCCCACCCCAGGCCTCGCCCGCCCCTCCGCCTTCGCCGCCACCCCCACCCCCGGGCAACCTCCGGGCCCGTCTCACCTCCTTCGTCGGCCGGGAGGCGGACATCGAGGCCATCCGAGGCGACCTCGCCACCGCCCGGCTCGTGACGTTGCTCGGGCCCGGCGGCGCCGGCAAGACGCGGCTGTCGCAGGAGGCCGCCGAAGCCGTACGGGGCGGTACGGCGGCCCCCGCGCCCGACGGGGTGTGGCTGGCCGAACTCGCGCCCGTCGTCGACCCGGACGCCGTACCGGAGGCCGTCCTGACCGCCCTCGGCGCACGCGAGACGGTGCTGCGCGGGGCCGGCGCCGAGGAGTTGCGCGCCGCCTCCGCGGAACGCCACGACGACCCCCTCGTACGCCTCACCGAGCACTGCGCCAACCGGCGGATGCTGATCCTCCTCGACAACTGCGAGCACGTCATCGACGCCGCCGCGCACCTCGTCGCGGAGCTGCTGGTGCGCTGCCCGGGGATCACCGTGCTCGCCACCAGCCGTGAACCCCTGGGCGTACCGGGGGAGTTGGTGCGCCCCGTCGAACCGCTGCCCGAGCCGGTAGCGCTACAACTGCTCGCCGACCGAGGGGCAGCCGCCCGGCCCGGGTTCCGGGTCGAGGACGATCCGGAGGCCGCGGCCGAGATCTGCGGGCGGCTCGACGGACTGCCCCTCGCCATCGAACTGGCCGCCGCCCGGCTGCGGTTGCTGTCGCTGCGGCAGATCGCCGACCGGCTCGACGACCGTTTCCGGCTGCTCACCTCCGGCAGCCGTACCGTCCTGCCCCGCCAGCAGACCCTGAGGGCCGTCGTCGACTGGTCCTGGGACCTGCTCGACACGGACGAACGGGACGTCCTGCGGCGGCTGTCCGTCTTCGCGGGCGGCTGCGACCTCGTTGCCGCCGAGGCGGTGTGCGGGCCCGTCGCGCTCGAAGCGCTCGCCTCACTCGTCGACAAGTCCCTTGTCCTGGCCGCCCCTTCGGACGACAACGACGTCATGCGCTACCGGCTCCTGGAGACCGTCGCCGAGTACGCCGGTGAGCGCCTCGACGAGGCGGGCGCCCGCCCCGAAGCCGAGCGCGCGCACCTCACGTACTACCGCGAACTCGCCCGCACCACCGACCCGTTGCTGCGCGGACCCGGTCAACTCGCCGCGCTCGACGTGTTCCAACGGGAGAGCGAGAACATCCGCGCCGCCCTCCGCCACGCCGTCACCGCACGCGACGAACAGGAGGCGCTCTGCCTCGTCCTGTCGATCTCCTGGTACTGGCAGATGCGCGATCTGCGGCTCGCCGGCCGCAACTGGTCCCGCGAGGTCATGAACCTCGGCCCCGACCCCTTCGCCCTCCCGGTCCGCCCGGCCCAGCCCGTGTGGGAGCGCTGCACGGACACCCCGCCGCCCTGGCACGGCGAACTCCTCGAAGAGGCCCGACGCGGCGTCCACCTCATCCATCTCGCCTCCATGGACATGGAGTTGGAGGTCTGGCAGACACCCGAGGCCCGGCAGAAGCTGCGCGCCATCACCGAGGTCTACGAACCCGGCGCCCCCCAGACCTGCCGCTACCCCGGCCTCCTCTGGTTCTACGCCGTCATGCTCACCCGCGACATGGAGCGGCTCAGCGTCATCGTCGGCGAGTCCGTGCGCACCTGCCGGGAGGCGCAACCCGCCTACGAGTGGGAGCTCGCCGCCTGTCTGCAGATGCGCGCCAACGTCCTCGCCAACCGCAGCGACTGGGCCGGCGACGCGACCCGCGACGCCGACGAGTCGCTGGAGATCTTCCGCCGCCTCGGGGACGCCTGGGGCGCCGCCGAGGCGCTCTCCGCACGCGGTGAGGCCCGCGAACGCAGAGCCGAGTACGACAGCGCCGCCGTCGACTTCCGGGACGCGATGGAGCTGGCCGAACAACTCGGCGCCCGCGCCCAGAAGACCGTGCTCGCCGCCCGCCTCGGCAACGTGTTCCTGGAGGCGGGCCGGACCGAGGAAGGCGAACAACTGCTGCGTGACGTGATCGAGAAGTCGGCCGGAATGGTCAACGAGGCCATGCCCGCCGCCCGGCTCTTCCTCGCGGCCTGGCTCGGCGTCACCGACCGCGTCTCCGAGTCGCGTGAGCAACTGCGGCTGCTGCGCGCGGAGTTCAGAGCCGCCTCGTTCGTCGTCTTCGATGCGTTCATCCTCGGCGCGGAGTCCTGGCTGGACGTCGCGGAAGGCCGCTACGAGGAGGCCCTCCACAAGGCGAGACAGGCGGTGGCTCGCGCCGACGACGAGCTGTCCCGCGCCATCGCCCCCCATCTGCGCTCCACCCTGCTGGCCACCGGCGCCGCCGCCCTCGTCGGCTTCGACCCTGATCGCGCCCACGACGCCGCCCGCTGCCTGGGCGCCGCCGACGCCCTGTTGCCGCCCGGCCATGTCTCCGGACTCGCGGAGCGCGAGATCCGCGGTCGCGCCGTCCGCGCGGTCCGTGACGTGCTCGGCGACGAGGCGTACGAGACGGCGTACGAGGAGGGCGCTCGCCTCTCCCCCGGGGAGGCGACCGCCCTCATCTGA
- a CDS encoding site-2 protease family protein, which translates to MTTATTRNSDRRISPVFVGILAVTAVTGWATWTGFAEQPGVAVFLFVTTAWIVSLCLHEYAHARTALHSGDISVGEKGYLTLNPLKYTHALLSIVLPVIFVIMGGIGLPGGAVFIERDRIHGRWKHSLISAAGPLTNVLFALVCTAPFWLDALDGVPWAFRFALAFLALLQVTAAILNFLPVPGLDGYGVIEPWLSYKIKRQVEPFAPFGLLFVFGVLWLGPVNREFFDAIDVVLSALGVDRDYANCGLTLFRFWQENSDICLTGVGG; encoded by the coding sequence ATGACCACCGCCACCACCCGCAACAGCGACCGGCGGATCAGCCCGGTCTTCGTCGGGATTCTGGCCGTCACGGCGGTCACGGGCTGGGCCACCTGGACCGGGTTCGCCGAACAGCCCGGCGTCGCCGTGTTCCTGTTCGTGACGACCGCGTGGATCGTGTCGCTGTGTCTGCACGAGTACGCGCACGCGCGCACGGCGCTGCACAGCGGTGACATCTCGGTCGGGGAAAAGGGCTATCTCACCCTCAATCCCCTCAAATACACGCACGCCCTGCTCAGCATCGTGCTGCCGGTGATCTTCGTGATCATGGGCGGGATCGGGCTGCCGGGCGGTGCCGTCTTCATCGAGCGCGATCGCATCCACGGCCGCTGGAAGCACAGTCTGATCTCGGCCGCCGGTCCGCTGACAAACGTGCTGTTCGCCCTCGTGTGCACCGCGCCGTTCTGGCTGGACGCGCTGGACGGAGTGCCGTGGGCGTTTCGATTCGCCCTGGCCTTCCTCGCGCTGCTCCAGGTCACGGCCGCGATCCTGAACTTCCTGCCGGTGCCGGGCCTGGACGGGTACGGCGTGATCGAGCCGTGGCTGTCGTACAAGATCAAGCGCCAGGTGGAGCCGTTCGCCCCATTCGGGCTGCTGTTCGTGTTCGGGGTGCTGTGGCTCGGGCCGGTGAACAGGGAGTTCTTCGACGCGATCGACGTCGTCCTGAGCGCGCTGGGGGTCGACCGAGATTACGCGAACTGCGGTCTGACTCTGTTCCGCTTCTGGCAGGAGAACAGCGACATATGCCTCACGGGCGTGGGCGGCTAA
- the npdG gene encoding NADPH-dependent F420 reductase produces the protein MTSTDSAQTPAEAPAKAPAKDPWDLPDVSGLVVGVLGGTGPQGKGLAYRLARAGQKVIIGSRAADRAQAAADELGHGVEGADNAETARRSDIVIVAVPWDGHGKTLESLREELAGKLVVDCVNPLGFDKKGAYALKPEEGSAAEQAAALLPDSRVTAAFHHLSAVLLQDPEIEEIDTDVMVLGEERADVEIVQALAGRIPGMRGVFSGRLRNAHQVESLVANLISVNRRYKAHAGLRVTDI, from the coding sequence ATGACCTCTACCGACAGTGCACAGACCCCTGCCGAGGCTCCCGCGAAAGCTCCCGCGAAGGACCCCTGGGACCTTCCCGACGTCTCCGGGCTCGTCGTCGGCGTGCTCGGTGGGACCGGGCCGCAGGGCAAGGGCCTTGCCTACCGGCTCGCCAGGGCCGGACAGAAGGTGATCATCGGGTCGCGCGCGGCCGACCGCGCCCAGGCCGCCGCCGACGAACTCGGCCACGGTGTCGAGGGCGCCGACAACGCCGAGACCGCGCGCCGCAGCGACATCGTGATCGTCGCCGTGCCCTGGGACGGACACGGCAAGACCCTCGAATCCCTGCGCGAGGAACTGGCCGGCAAGCTCGTCGTCGACTGCGTGAACCCGCTCGGCTTCGACAAGAAAGGCGCGTACGCGCTGAAGCCGGAGGAGGGCAGCGCCGCCGAACAGGCCGCCGCCCTGCTGCCGGACTCCCGGGTCACGGCCGCCTTCCACCACCTGTCGGCCGTACTCCTCCAGGACCCGGAGATCGAGGAGATCGACACGGACGTGATGGTCCTCGGCGAGGAGCGGGCGGACGTGGAGATCGTGCAGGCCCTCGCCGGCCGTATCCCCGGTATGCGCGGGGTCTTCTCGGGGCGGCTGCGCAACGCCCACCAGGTCGAGTCGCTGGTCGCCAACCTGATCTCCGTGAACCGCCGCTACAAGGCCCACGCGGGCCTGCGCGTCACCGACATCTGA
- a CDS encoding sialidase family protein, translating into MTVETSIPFWSGHEGYASYRIPAAVVTHAGTVLAFCEGRVDSASDHGHIDIVLKRSTDGGRTWGPLIVAAKNGDNNLAGNPAPVVLDNGRILLVYIRASGTATEKDILLGNVSAADGRRIWVRHSDDDGVTWSTSVEITAQVKHANWRWYATTPGHAIQLSTGRIVVAANHTIPPTGTDLGNEARYNSGHCLLSDDRGKTWRIGYLDENTNGYINVNETTAAELPDGRVYFNTRNDSPSPGNRADAHSTDGGQTLVKPFRPQAGLSAPVCQGSVLQFRDPDLLLFSGPADPADRALMTIRVSTDGGTTWRPADTVNGLPAAYSDLVRVDAHTVGLLFETGDFGPYERIPFRRVPVTQLT; encoded by the coding sequence ATGACAGTCGAGACGAGCATCCCCTTCTGGTCCGGCCACGAGGGCTACGCCAGCTACCGCATCCCTGCCGCCGTCGTCACCCACGCCGGCACCGTGCTGGCCTTCTGCGAGGGCCGGGTCGACTCCGCCTCGGACCACGGGCACATCGACATCGTCCTGAAGCGGTCCACGGACGGCGGCCGCACCTGGGGCCCGCTCATCGTCGCCGCCAAGAACGGCGACAACAACCTCGCCGGCAACCCCGCCCCCGTCGTCCTCGACAACGGCCGCATCCTCCTCGTGTACATCCGGGCCTCGGGCACGGCGACCGAGAAGGACATCCTGCTCGGCAACGTGTCGGCGGCCGACGGACGCCGGATCTGGGTCCGCCACAGCGACGACGACGGCGTCACCTGGTCCACCTCCGTGGAGATCACCGCCCAGGTGAAGCACGCGAACTGGCGCTGGTACGCCACCACCCCCGGCCACGCCATCCAGCTGAGCACCGGCCGGATCGTCGTCGCCGCCAACCACACGATCCCGCCCACCGGGACGGACCTGGGCAACGAGGCCCGCTACAACAGCGGCCACTGCCTGCTCAGTGACGACCGGGGCAAGACCTGGCGCATCGGATACCTCGACGAGAACACCAACGGCTACATCAACGTCAACGAGACCACCGCCGCCGAACTCCCGGACGGCCGCGTCTACTTCAACACCCGCAACGACTCACCGTCCCCCGGCAACCGCGCCGACGCCCACTCCACGGACGGCGGCCAGACCCTCGTCAAGCCCTTCCGCCCGCAGGCCGGACTGTCCGCCCCCGTCTGCCAGGGCAGCGTGCTCCAGTTCCGCGACCCCGACCTGCTCCTGTTCTCCGGCCCCGCCGATCCCGCCGACCGCGCCCTGATGACCATCCGCGTCTCCACCGACGGCGGCACCACCTGGCGCCCGGCGGACACGGTGAACGGGCTGCCCGCCGCCTACTCCGACCTCGTCCGGGTCGACGCCCACACGGTCGGACTCCTCTTCGAGACCGGTGACTTCGGCCCGTACGAGAGGATCCCCTTCCGGCGGGTCCCCGTGACCCAGCTCACCTGA